One genomic region from Stackebrandtia nassauensis DSM 44728 encodes:
- a CDS encoding endo-alpha-N-acetylgalactosaminidase family protein, with product MRPPARRWWMTALAGLSTVALTFPAAPAQAADAPTIASDTLTVEVDGDFPQVVSYTDKASGARLGGNDETLETVLLNGKEHKPTVTSEPAANGVDYTLEFPDAGGTVVTTRLSVEESVVTFAVTDIAEAAGFTLNTIAIPGHRLVTVTESDKDNQIAAARLEVDASKVDDKIYSVAADTPADEKPLGSNYTFAAANGLAAAIETNAVTDEPGKDKDSAENGRVLRQARSGDDGMEVGLWSGEWTYRGKGAGAGDTEPLPKTSIVITTDRNADDKTDWQDAGIAVRELMPTPVGAEETPYRVVPRIPFNIASLATHPFTKTLDDTKRIAQATDGLGQFVLLKGYGSEGHDAAHSDYGGNYNRRAGGLDDLNKLLSAGDEYNAEFGVHVNATESYPEANSFSDDFVDASKKGWAWMDQSYYINQRPDLTSGAIMDRFGQLDEETRGMLDFVYIDVYYSRGWLADSLSRRLNEQGLAVASEWSHRLPSNQIWSHWANDPDYGPDTSRGINSHILRFVGNHTKDVYVPHDLLGGSKMSDFEGWTGETDYPKFLNNIFEFNLPTKFLQRAPITNWGTESITLADGTKVSGSEESRTIATDYGTVYSDGAYLLPWPGQEDEAKAYHFNAKGGKSTFALDPAIADSGEVDVYELTDAGREKADSVKVVDGQVTIDAKKGVPYVVDAGDSAGFADAEYGEGTALSDPGFNSGDFDRNWDVTGKASVKRNDLGQYEAIVDGKDAASISQETRELEPGTYAASANVEVTDGASRTSGLSVEVDGQTESATIDRSTLVNTNNSDEKHGTKSQRLRTFFTVTEGSRAKLSLDAEAGDGEVVFDDVRIAEAERPVDDDGNVFWDFESVDAGWGPFLRGQDANASDANSHLSQKHAPYTQKGWNGKVIDDVIDGDWSMKAFEYKAQTAYRTSAATVEFKPGHKYRVSFDYESETADSYGWLLGADTAEGVKELEVTTMDKKTDPTAFVQEFTVGDEGDYFVGLKRLPGNDDQLEFVLDNFTVEDLGEA from the coding sequence GTGAGGCCACCTGCCCGCCGATGGTGGATGACGGCGCTTGCCGGACTGTCCACCGTCGCACTGACCTTCCCGGCCGCCCCGGCGCAGGCCGCGGACGCCCCGACCATCGCATCCGACACCCTGACCGTGGAAGTGGACGGCGACTTCCCGCAGGTCGTCTCCTATACCGACAAGGCCAGCGGCGCCCGACTGGGCGGCAACGACGAGACCCTGGAAACGGTGCTGCTCAACGGAAAAGAACACAAACCAACGGTCACCAGCGAACCCGCCGCGAACGGTGTCGACTACACCCTGGAGTTCCCCGACGCGGGCGGCACGGTCGTGACGACCCGGCTCAGCGTCGAGGAGTCCGTGGTGACCTTCGCGGTCACCGACATCGCCGAAGCGGCCGGGTTCACCCTCAACACCATCGCGATCCCCGGCCACCGACTGGTCACCGTCACCGAATCCGACAAGGACAACCAGATCGCGGCGGCCCGGCTGGAGGTGGACGCGTCCAAGGTGGACGACAAGATCTACTCGGTCGCGGCCGACACCCCCGCCGACGAGAAACCGCTGGGCTCCAACTACACCTTCGCCGCCGCCAACGGTCTGGCCGCGGCCATCGAGACCAACGCCGTCACCGACGAGCCCGGCAAGGACAAGGACTCCGCCGAGAACGGCCGGGTGCTGCGCCAGGCGCGCTCCGGTGACGACGGCATGGAGGTCGGCCTGTGGAGCGGTGAGTGGACCTACCGCGGCAAGGGCGCCGGGGCCGGTGACACCGAGCCGCTGCCCAAGACGTCGATCGTCATCACGACGGACCGCAACGCCGACGACAAGACCGACTGGCAGGACGCCGGTATCGCGGTGCGGGAACTGATGCCGACCCCGGTCGGCGCCGAGGAGACCCCGTACCGGGTGGTGCCGAGGATCCCGTTCAACATCGCCTCGCTGGCGACGCACCCGTTCACCAAGACCCTCGACGACACCAAACGGATCGCGCAGGCCACCGACGGTCTGGGCCAGTTCGTACTGCTGAAGGGCTACGGCTCCGAGGGCCACGACGCCGCGCACTCCGACTACGGCGGCAACTACAACCGCCGCGCCGGGGGCCTGGACGACCTCAACAAGCTGCTGTCCGCCGGGGACGAGTACAACGCCGAGTTCGGCGTGCACGTCAACGCCACCGAGTCCTATCCGGAGGCCAACTCGTTCTCCGACGACTTCGTGGACGCCTCCAAGAAGGGCTGGGCCTGGATGGACCAGTCGTACTACATCAACCAGCGTCCCGACCTGACCTCCGGCGCCATCATGGACCGGTTCGGTCAGCTCGACGAGGAGACCCGGGGCATGCTGGACTTCGTCTACATCGACGTGTACTACAGCCGGGGCTGGCTGGCCGACAGCCTGTCCCGCCGCCTCAACGAGCAGGGGCTGGCGGTGGCCAGCGAATGGTCGCACCGGTTGCCGTCGAACCAGATCTGGTCGCACTGGGCCAACGACCCCGACTACGGTCCCGACACCAGCCGTGGCATCAACTCGCACATCCTGCGGTTCGTGGGCAACCACACCAAGGACGTCTACGTGCCGCACGACCTTTTGGGCGGTTCCAAGATGTCCGACTTCGAGGGGTGGACCGGCGAGACCGACTACCCGAAGTTCCTCAACAACATCTTCGAGTTCAACCTGCCGACGAAGTTCCTGCAGCGCGCCCCGATCACCAACTGGGGCACCGAATCCATCACCCTGGCCGACGGCACGAAGGTCAGCGGATCGGAAGAGTCGCGCACCATCGCCACCGACTACGGCACCGTCTATTCCGACGGCGCCTACCTGCTGCCGTGGCCCGGCCAGGAGGACGAGGCCAAGGCGTACCACTTCAACGCGAAGGGCGGCAAGTCCACCTTCGCGCTGGACCCGGCGATCGCGGACTCCGGTGAGGTCGACGTGTACGAGCTGACCGACGCCGGGCGCGAGAAGGCCGACTCGGTGAAGGTCGTCGACGGCCAGGTGACCATCGACGCGAAGAAGGGCGTGCCCTACGTCGTCGACGCCGGGGACTCCGCCGGATTCGCCGACGCCGAGTACGGCGAGGGCACCGCGCTGTCGGACCCGGGGTTCAACTCCGGCGACTTCGACCGCAACTGGGACGTCACCGGCAAGGCCTCGGTGAAGCGCAACGACCTGGGCCAGTACGAGGCCATCGTGGACGGAAAGGACGCCGCCTCGATCTCGCAGGAGACCCGCGAGCTGGAACCGGGCACCTACGCGGCCTCGGCCAACGTCGAGGTCACCGACGGCGCCAGCCGCACCTCGGGGTTGAGCGTCGAGGTCGACGGCCAGACCGAGTCGGCCACCATCGACCGCTCCACCCTGGTCAACACCAACAACTCCGACGAGAAGCACGGCACGAAGTCGCAGCGGCTGCGCACCTTCTTCACCGTGACAGAAGGAAGCCGAGCAAAGCTGTCGCTCGACGCCGAGGCCGGGGACGGCGAGGTGGTGTTCGACGATGTCCGCATCGCCGAGGCCGAACGGCCGGTGGACGACGACGGCAACGTGTTCTGGGACTTCGAGAGCGTGGACGCGGGCTGGGGCCCGTTCCTGCGGGGGCAGGACGCCAACGCCAGTGACGCCAACTCGCACCTGTCGCAAAAGCACGCGCCGTACACACAGAAGGGCTGGAACGGAAAGGTCATCGACGACGTCATCGACGGCGACTGGAGCATGAAGGCCTTCGAGTACAAGGCGCAGACGGCATACCGGACCTCGGCGGCCACGGTGGAGTTCAAGCCGGGCCACAAGTACCGGGTGAGTTTCGACTACGAGTCCGAGACGGCCGACAGTTACGGCTGGCTGTTGGGCGCCGACACCGCCGAGGGCGTCAAGGAACTGGAGGTCACCACGATGGACAAGAAGACCGATCCGACGGCCTTCGTCCAGGAGTTCACGGTGGGTGACGAGGGCGATTACTTCGTCGGTCTCAAGCGCTTGCCGGGCAACGACGACCAGCTGGAGTTCGTGCTCGACAACTTCACCGTCGAGGATCTCGGCGAGGCCTGA
- a CDS encoding ABC transporter permease, which yields MTQTKIKQPPRARPPRLDGFRRTPVGRLLFRLRDSYVLRRIGRAVFTVWVVVTGVFFMVRLLPGNPVSTYISKLTAEGMDYETAAAAAASLYTFDPNTPIWQQYLDYLWGVCRLDFGTTLSQIPVTEKIADHLPWTLFSVGLALLLAVIAGLLLGMAMAYRRGGILDHTASALGSTMHAIPNYLVALIIVTVGATQLGLFDYADMRGTVTPGVEPSFSPEFLGDALYHAILPVFTYFITTAGTWALLMKASTTQVLGEDYVMVARARGLGGRRIGSSYVGRNAVLPVVAQIATKAGFVVGGAIFVELIFDYEGVGITLYNAINTRDYALTQGILLIITMTVIFSNLVADLTYGVLDPRIRTSGKEVER from the coding sequence ATGACCCAGACAAAGATCAAACAGCCGCCACGGGCCCGACCGCCCAGACTGGACGGATTCCGCCGAACCCCCGTGGGAAGACTGCTGTTCAGGCTGCGTGACAGCTACGTACTGCGTCGCATCGGCCGCGCCGTCTTCACCGTCTGGGTGGTCGTGACCGGAGTGTTCTTCATGGTCCGGCTGCTGCCGGGAAACCCGGTCAGCACCTATATATCGAAGCTCACCGCCGAGGGCATGGACTATGAGACGGCCGCCGCCGCTGCCGCCAGCCTCTACACCTTCGATCCCAATACCCCCATATGGCAGCAGTATCTCGATTACCTGTGGGGAGTATGCCGATTGGATTTCGGCACCACCCTGTCACAGATACCGGTCACCGAGAAAATAGCCGACCATCTACCCTGGACATTGTTTAGCGTCGGTTTGGCGCTGCTGCTCGCGGTCATCGCCGGATTGCTACTCGGCATGGCAATGGCATACCGTCGCGGCGGAATCCTGGACCACACCGCCTCGGCACTGGGATCGACGATGCACGCCATCCCCAACTATCTGGTCGCGCTCATCATCGTCACCGTCGGCGCCACCCAGCTGGGCCTGTTCGACTACGCCGACATGCGCGGCACCGTCACCCCCGGTGTGGAGCCCTCCTTCAGTCCCGAGTTCCTCGGCGACGCCCTGTACCACGCGATCCTGCCGGTCTTCACCTACTTCATCACCACCGCCGGAACCTGGGCGCTGCTGATGAAGGCCTCCACCACCCAGGTGCTCGGCGAGGACTACGTCATGGTCGCCCGGGCCCGCGGTCTCGGCGGCCGTCGCATCGGATCCAGCTACGTGGGCCGCAACGCGGTACTGCCGGTGGTCGCGCAGATCGCCACCAAGGCCGGGTTCGTCGTCGGCGGCGCGATCTTCGTCGAGCTGATCTTCGACTACGAAGGCGTCGGCATCACCCTCTACAACGCCATCAACACCCGCGACTACGCGCTGACCCAGGGCATCCTGCTGATCATCACCATGACGGTGATCTTCTCCAACCTGGTCGCCGACCTCACCTACGGAGTGCTTGATCCCCGCATCCGTACGTCCGGAAAGGAGGTCGAGCGTTGA
- a CDS encoding ABC transporter permease: protein MTALTPKPAVASQGMLYRLTRNKVGVAGFVIVGFIVFIAVFGPMFVGKISQDAQNTWAGPSAEHWLGTDYAGKDVFDQLLSGGGTVVYVGFLAAAISTTIAVVLGALAAYLRGRVDRILLQATDIVMTVPQIVLLAVLGAFFQLSSPTVVAILIGTLSWPILMRSIRAQVLTLKEREFVEAAKLLDLGTARIVFSEIVPNMAGFVLINFIIAVTDAVYALVGLYVLGLAPLSGANWGIMINKAWVFDAFSLTEGVMFMMGPVALIALLQLGLIMLTRSLEEVFNPRLSEG, encoded by the coding sequence TTGACCGCGTTGACTCCCAAACCCGCGGTGGCCAGCCAGGGCATGCTGTACCGGCTGACCCGCAACAAGGTCGGCGTCGCCGGGTTCGTCATCGTCGGCTTCATCGTGTTCATCGCCGTGTTCGGCCCGATGTTCGTCGGCAAGATCTCCCAGGACGCCCAGAACACCTGGGCCGGACCCAGCGCCGAACACTGGCTGGGCACCGACTACGCGGGTAAGGACGTCTTCGACCAGCTGCTGTCCGGCGGTGGCACGGTCGTGTACGTCGGCTTCCTGGCCGCGGCCATCTCCACCACCATCGCCGTGGTGCTGGGGGCGCTCGCCGCCTACCTGCGCGGCCGGGTCGACCGGATCCTGTTGCAGGCCACCGACATCGTCATGACGGTGCCGCAGATCGTGCTGCTGGCGGTGCTGGGCGCGTTCTTCCAGCTGTCCTCGCCGACGGTGGTGGCGATCCTCATCGGAACGCTGTCGTGGCCGATCCTGATGCGCTCGATCCGGGCCCAGGTGCTGACACTCAAGGAACGCGAGTTCGTCGAGGCCGCGAAACTGCTCGACCTGGGCACCGCCCGGATCGTGTTCTCCGAGATCGTGCCCAACATGGCCGGATTCGTGCTCATCAACTTCATTATCGCCGTCACCGACGCCGTCTACGCCCTGGTCGGTCTCTACGTCCTCGGTCTGGCACCACTCTCTGGCGCCAACTGGGGAATCATGATCAACAAGGCCTGGGTCTTCGACGCGTTCTCCCTGACCGAGGGCGTGATGTTCATGATGGGGCCGGTGGCGCTGATCGCGCTGCTGCAACTGGGCCTGATCATGCTGACCCGCTCCCTCGAGGAGGTTTTCAACCCGAGGCTTTCGGAAGGGTAG
- a CDS encoding ABC transporter ATP-binding protein codes for MNDEDTAKPLLSVRDLRIDYRTGAGRTVNAIRGVDFDLYPHQSLALVGESGCGKSTLALGLMRLLPKLGRIPSGSVTYRDPNGKTYDVLDLSTDRLRQWRWSEVAMVFQGAMNAFNPVLKIVDQFADTMKAHAPKGKKFSKNEIYDRAAATLESVRLEPKRVLPSYPHELSGGMRQRVLIALSLLLKPQVLVLDEPTTALDLLTQRAIVDMLHELRAELGFAMIFVSHDLPLASELADRVATMYAGRIIESGTTRDTFMTPRHPYTRGLIKAVPPVRAAALEPTSIPGSPPDLAALPTGCTFRARCEYAIDECETTDPGLELIAERDRGVNHEAACIRWQTVHLEPEEAKR; via the coding sequence ATGAACGACGAAGACACCGCCAAGCCGCTGCTGTCGGTCCGCGACCTGCGCATCGACTACCGCACCGGCGCCGGGCGCACCGTCAACGCCATCCGGGGCGTCGACTTCGACCTGTACCCGCACCAGTCGCTGGCGCTGGTCGGCGAGTCCGGCTGCGGCAAGTCCACACTGGCGCTCGGGCTGATGCGGCTGCTTCCCAAACTGGGACGCATCCCCAGCGGCTCGGTGACCTACCGCGACCCGAACGGCAAGACCTACGACGTCCTGGACCTGAGCACCGACCGGCTGCGGCAGTGGCGCTGGAGCGAGGTCGCGATGGTCTTCCAGGGCGCCATGAACGCCTTCAACCCGGTGCTGAAGATCGTCGACCAGTTCGCCGACACCATGAAGGCCCACGCCCCCAAGGGAAAGAAGTTCTCCAAGAACGAGATCTACGACCGGGCCGCGGCCACCCTGGAATCGGTGCGGCTGGAACCCAAACGGGTGCTGCCGTCCTACCCGCACGAACTGTCGGGCGGCATGCGTCAGCGCGTCCTCATCGCGCTGAGCCTGCTGCTGAAACCGCAGGTGCTGGTGCTCGACGAACCCACCACCGCGCTCGACCTGCTCACCCAGCGGGCCATCGTGGACATGCTGCACGAACTGCGCGCCGAACTGGGCTTCGCGATGATCTTCGTGTCCCACGACCTGCCGCTGGCCTCCGAACTGGCCGACCGGGTCGCGACCATGTACGCCGGCCGCATCATCGAGTCCGGGACCACCCGCGACACCTTCATGACCCCGCGCCACCCCTACACCCGCGGGCTCATCAAGGCGGTGCCGCCGGTACGGGCCGCGGCACTGGAACCGACCTCGATCCCCGGCAGCCCACCGGACCTGGCTGCCCTGCCCACCGGCTGCACCTTCCGTGCCCGGTGCGAGTACGCCATCGACGAGTGCGAGACCACCGACCCCGGCCTGGAACTGATCGCCGAACGCGACCGGGGCGTCAACCACGAGGCCGCCTGCATCCGCTGGCAGACGGTGCACCTGGAACCCGAGGAGGCGAAACGGTGA
- a CDS encoding ABC transporter ATP-binding protein translates to MTDTPLMALRGVSQVFHTKGGDVPAVRDVSLEVGAGEVLCLVGESGCGKTTTARIAAGLARPSDGFVEYNGQDTRAMSADRQKDFRKAVQFVHQDPYASLNPIRSIFGALSAPLRRHGLAKSKKDAWEQAGRLLEQVDLTPAENFLPKFPHQLSGGQRQRVAVARSLALNPKLIIADEATSMLDVSIRVGVLRTLTKLRTELDVGFIFITHDLAIARYFGTGGKIAVMYLGRVVEYGDTAEVIENPQHPYTKALLAAVPEIDPEHRESHEHGLRSVDIPSLTALPSGCTFHPRCPLYRQGDCDTIEPRLIDMDDREVACHVVAPDPDLTVETEEAKS, encoded by the coding sequence GTGACCGACACCCCCCTGATGGCGCTGCGCGGCGTGTCCCAGGTGTTCCACACCAAGGGCGGCGACGTGCCCGCGGTGCGCGACGTGTCGCTGGAGGTCGGCGCCGGTGAGGTGCTGTGCCTGGTCGGCGAGTCCGGCTGCGGCAAGACCACCACGGCCCGCATCGCCGCCGGACTGGCCAGACCCAGCGACGGCTTCGTCGAGTACAACGGCCAGGACACCCGGGCGATGAGCGCCGACCGGCAGAAGGACTTCCGCAAGGCGGTCCAGTTCGTACACCAGGACCCGTACGCGTCCCTCAACCCGATCCGCTCCATCTTCGGGGCACTGTCGGCGCCGCTGCGGCGGCACGGCCTCGCCAAGTCCAAGAAGGACGCCTGGGAGCAGGCCGGGCGGCTGCTGGAACAGGTCGACCTGACCCCGGCCGAGAACTTCCTGCCCAAGTTCCCGCACCAGCTGTCGGGCGGGCAGCGGCAGCGCGTCGCCGTGGCCCGGTCGCTGGCCCTCAACCCGAAACTCATCATCGCCGACGAGGCGACCTCCATGTTGGACGTCTCGATCCGGGTCGGGGTGCTGCGCACCCTGACCAAGCTGCGCACCGAACTCGACGTCGGCTTCATCTTCATCACCCACGACCTCGCCATCGCCCGCTACTTCGGCACCGGCGGCAAGATCGCGGTCATGTACCTGGGCCGGGTCGTCGAGTACGGCGACACCGCCGAGGTCATCGAGAACCCGCAGCACCCCTACACGAAGGCGCTTCTGGCCGCCGTCCCCGAAATCGATCCCGAACACCGGGAGAGCCACGAACACGGCCTGCGCAGTGTGGACATCCCGAGCCTCACGGCGCTGCCGTCCGGCTGCACCTTCCACCCGCGCTGTCCGCTGTACCGGCAAGGCGACTGCGACACCATCGAACCGCGGCTGATCGACATGGACGACCGCGAGGTGGCCTGTCACGTCGTCGCCCCCGATCCCGACCTCACGGTCGAAACGGAGGAGGCGAAGTCGTGA